Proteins from a genomic interval of Nitrospina gracilis Nb-211:
- the tmk gene encoding dTMP kinase, whose product MELDRGYLIALEGIDGTGKTTQGTLLGDYLEQCGLPVVRLREPTQGPWGQKIRKILTEGRGGITPDEELQWFLNDRKEDVEQNIRPALDANKVVVIDRYYYSTAAYQGALGFDPQKICADNEAFAPRPDRVLIFSGSLETSFERIAQGRDGFSSFEKKEYLKKVHAIFDSFEGPHIRRIDSDGSVDAVHRQVAAVADDLLGIRRAR is encoded by the coding sequence ATGGAGTTGGACCGCGGTTATCTGATTGCGCTGGAGGGCATCGACGGCACGGGGAAGACCACGCAGGGAACCCTGCTGGGGGATTACCTGGAACAGTGCGGTTTGCCTGTGGTGAGGTTGCGTGAACCAACGCAGGGACCGTGGGGTCAGAAAATCCGCAAAATTTTGACGGAAGGGAGGGGCGGCATCACCCCGGACGAGGAGTTGCAGTGGTTTTTGAATGATCGCAAAGAGGATGTGGAGCAGAACATCCGTCCTGCGCTCGATGCGAACAAGGTGGTGGTGATCGACCGCTATTATTATTCCACCGCCGCGTACCAGGGGGCGCTGGGATTCGATCCTCAAAAAATCTGCGCGGACAACGAGGCTTTTGCGCCGCGTCCGGACCGGGTTTTGATTTTTTCCGGTTCGCTTGAAACGAGTTTTGAGCGCATTGCTCAGGGCCGCGACGGTTTCAGTTCGTTTGAGAAAAAGGAATATTTGAAAAAGGTACATGCCATTTTCGATTCGTTTGAAGGACCGCATATCCGGCGCATCGACAGCGACGGCTCCGTCGATGCCGTGCACCGGCAGGTGGCGGCTGTGGCGGACGATCTGCTCGGTATCCGGAGGGCGCGATGA
- a CDS encoding cysteine desulfurase family protein, with product MIYLDNAATTPMAPEVIEVMTKSLQEDFGNSGAVYRLGHDAKQKIQEAEDRIRESLCLPSRFRIIFTSGGSESNNLFIKGTCFPDKKAACLGLEHPSVKETLDALKEYGNEPVSLLEFQKEGRLDTDAIPELKKQKVRWLFLSHVNNELGSINDPQVLTPLLKEHAPQTRLFLDGVQAVGKLPITETMWEGLSGYSMSAHKFHGPKGIGLLVVDSRLSLKPQIHGGKQQYGMRSGTLPVPLIVAMAHAVQLATKRTASACKTFSILRERLVAGLKTLASSNPNLNLKFNSSVDPGNALQSPAIVNFSFAPVEGEVVLHHLEEQGIYVGLGSACSAHSKEPSKILTGIGCTREEARCSLRISFNHTNTVEEVDRFLAAFARAHESLYPSFSRRFANS from the coding sequence ATGATTTATCTGGATAACGCCGCCACCACGCCGATGGCCCCGGAAGTGATCGAGGTGATGACGAAGTCTCTACAGGAGGACTTCGGCAACTCCGGTGCGGTGTACCGCCTCGGCCACGATGCGAAACAGAAAATCCAGGAGGCGGAGGACCGCATCCGCGAAAGCCTGTGCCTTCCTTCGCGGTTCCGCATCATCTTCACCAGCGGCGGCAGTGAATCCAACAATCTCTTCATTAAGGGAACGTGTTTTCCGGATAAGAAGGCGGCGTGCCTGGGACTGGAACACCCCAGCGTGAAAGAAACGCTGGACGCTTTAAAGGAATATGGCAACGAGCCGGTATCGCTGTTGGAGTTTCAGAAAGAAGGGCGGCTGGATACGGATGCGATCCCCGAACTCAAGAAGCAGAAAGTGCGCTGGCTGTTTTTATCGCACGTCAACAACGAACTGGGAAGCATCAATGATCCGCAGGTATTGACCCCGCTTTTAAAGGAACACGCGCCGCAGACGCGGCTGTTTCTTGACGGTGTGCAGGCGGTGGGCAAACTGCCGATCACCGAAACCATGTGGGAGGGACTTTCCGGCTACTCGATGTCGGCGCACAAGTTTCACGGGCCGAAAGGCATCGGTTTGTTGGTGGTCGATTCGCGATTGAGCCTCAAGCCACAGATTCACGGCGGCAAACAGCAGTACGGCATGCGCTCCGGCACCTTGCCGGTGCCATTGATCGTGGCGATGGCTCACGCCGTACAACTGGCTACCAAACGCACCGCCTCCGCATGCAAGACGTTTTCCATTTTGCGGGAGCGGCTGGTGGCGGGGCTCAAAACGCTTGCTTCCAGCAATCCCAACCTGAATTTGAAATTCAATTCGTCCGTGGACCCGGGCAACGCGTTGCAATCGCCCGCCATCGTCAATTTCAGTTTTGCTCCTGTTGAAGGCGAGGTGGTTCTGCATCATCTGGAAGAACAGGGCATTTATGTGGGGCTTGGCTCCGCATGCAGCGCGCATTCGAAAGAACCGTCGAAGATTTTGACGGGAATCGGCTGCACGCGTGAAGAAGCACGGTGCAGTCTCCGCATATCCTTCAATCACACCAACACGGTGGAAGAGGTGGACCGTTTTCTCGCGGCCTTCGCCCGGGCTCACGAATCTCTTTATCCTTCCTTCTCACGTCGATTCGCCAACTCATGA
- a CDS encoding efflux RND transporter periplasmic adaptor subunit, producing MSFLILLPVPGWSQFTFTVPVGVAKAVERSAREKIELPGTVHPWATTQLSAEIDGRVEQILFKEGQRVKKGAPLVKLRIRPLLLERDLAVAEKRRIETLLQELETGTRQETIEAARHAVEQAKARLTLAENELRRIKKLYQEGVLSLDAYDKAAAGADQAAAFLQEKSSVLEELVAGPRIERIQQEKANLEAANARIRLIEDDIQQGTIYAPFDGYITQKITEVGQWLEKGDQAVAMIAASPLKVEVNLPQFQFNEVQVGSPAEIILESHEVNTKTHVFSGNVIEKVPQGDPVSRTFPVRIKVTKTNSSLAPGMLVKVRFTPDRKDLEKRLFVPKDSIVRTPRGANVWVVRENEEKKMMAYQVTVKTGTLVDSMIAVEFVDGRIEPGEWVVVDGNERLKPDTEVRIINKHLN from the coding sequence TTGTCTTTTCTGATCCTGCTACCTGTGCCCGGCTGGAGTCAATTCACCTTCACCGTCCCCGTCGGCGTGGCCAAGGCCGTCGAGCGGTCAGCGCGGGAAAAAATCGAGTTGCCCGGCACCGTGCATCCCTGGGCAACGACCCAGCTCTCGGCGGAGATCGACGGCCGCGTTGAACAAATCTTGTTTAAAGAAGGTCAACGCGTGAAAAAAGGCGCTCCCCTGGTCAAGCTTCGCATTCGTCCTCTGCTTCTGGAACGCGATCTCGCGGTTGCCGAAAAGCGGCGTATCGAAACCCTTTTGCAGGAGCTGGAAACCGGAACCCGCCAGGAAACCATCGAGGCCGCACGGCATGCGGTGGAACAGGCCAAGGCCCGGTTGACGCTGGCGGAAAATGAACTGCGGCGGATCAAAAAACTGTACCAGGAGGGTGTGCTGAGTCTCGACGCCTACGACAAGGCCGCGGCAGGAGCCGACCAGGCGGCGGCATTCCTGCAGGAAAAAAGCTCGGTGTTGGAAGAACTGGTTGCGGGACCGCGCATCGAACGCATTCAGCAGGAAAAGGCCAATCTCGAGGCCGCCAACGCGCGCATTCGTTTGATTGAGGACGATATTCAGCAAGGAACCATTTACGCGCCATTCGACGGTTACATCACGCAAAAAATCACGGAAGTCGGCCAATGGCTGGAGAAAGGCGATCAGGCCGTCGCCATGATCGCCGCCAGTCCACTCAAGGTGGAAGTCAACCTCCCGCAATTTCAATTCAACGAAGTGCAGGTGGGCTCCCCCGCTGAAATCATCCTGGAAAGCCACGAGGTGAACACAAAAACTCATGTGTTTTCGGGAAACGTCATCGAAAAAGTGCCACAGGGCGATCCCGTTTCCCGCACGTTTCCTGTTCGGATCAAAGTTACCAAAACCAATTCCTCTCTTGCGCCCGGCATGCTGGTGAAGGTCCGGTTCACCCCCGACCGGAAAGACCTTGAGAAACGCCTGTTTGTGCCAAAGGACTCGATCGTCCGCACCCCAAGAGGAGCCAACGTCTGGGTGGTGCGGGAAAACGAAGAAAAGAAAATGATGGCTTACCAGGTGACCGTGAAAACAGGTACACTGGTAGACAGCATGATCGCCGTGGAATTCGTTGATGGGAGAATCGAGCCCGGAGAATGGGTTGTTGTGGATGGCAACGAGCGCTTGAAACCCGACACCGAAGTCCGCATTATCAACAAACATCTCAACTGA
- a CDS encoding energy transducer TonB, with the protein MFSTDSHIQSRRIFITALGCSVVLHGLVFAAFTLWPESREDVTEKENFKIQKVRLVTSSPTGSHTEGPQKNNKGLVDRVPEEMRQPRFQQMQPVQIAKHITPPAPLQWEAQPEKPIPFQQGKTFSATRMMRKPVTVRPKEPVQPRTRARLAFKKEIHPHSPMVYSPPQPGRSTLAQSNGWEPPPGKRYAHTVQPTLSFAGTKQTTKAGQRHSSREETTQLHSEETNFSIPTASWTGAQTVSKEVLKEPITEKGSNTAPPSQEKADAINSDFDESAPQQFASKGFTGSDSGGEDLNALKNGFILEIRNRIAKHKFYPLLARRRGLEGQPVVHFRITRSGIIQDLHVALSSGSGILDDAALESVKQGAPFPVIPKALNRDSMTIQLPIAFTLD; encoded by the coding sequence ATGTTTTCCACGGACAGCCACATTCAATCCAGACGGATTTTCATCACAGCGCTGGGCTGTTCTGTGGTCTTGCACGGACTCGTCTTCGCCGCATTCACTTTGTGGCCGGAATCCAGGGAGGACGTGACGGAGAAAGAAAACTTCAAAATCCAGAAAGTCCGGCTGGTGACCTCATCACCCACCGGCTCTCATACGGAAGGCCCGCAGAAAAACAATAAAGGCCTCGTTGATCGGGTCCCTGAAGAAATGCGTCAGCCGCGTTTCCAGCAAATGCAACCCGTGCAAATAGCCAAACACATCACGCCACCCGCTCCGCTCCAATGGGAAGCTCAACCGGAAAAGCCAATTCCCTTCCAGCAAGGAAAAACATTTTCCGCAACTCGCATGATGCGGAAACCTGTGACCGTCCGGCCGAAGGAACCCGTACAGCCCAGAACCAGGGCCCGGCTGGCATTCAAAAAAGAAATCCATCCGCATTCGCCGATGGTCTATTCTCCACCTCAGCCCGGCCGGTCCACGCTCGCGCAATCCAACGGTTGGGAACCCCCGCCGGGCAAACGTTATGCCCATACCGTGCAACCCACTCTCTCCTTTGCCGGAACCAAGCAAACAACGAAAGCCGGACAACGGCACTCCTCGCGTGAGGAAACCACGCAATTGCACAGCGAAGAAACGAATTTTTCCATCCCCACGGCCTCGTGGACCGGAGCCCAAACGGTGTCGAAAGAGGTCCTGAAGGAACCGATTACGGAAAAGGGGTCCAATACCGCACCTCCCTCGCAAGAAAAGGCGGATGCGATTAATTCTGATTTTGACGAATCCGCCCCTCAACAATTTGCATCCAAAGGATTCACAGGCTCCGATTCCGGGGGCGAAGACCTGAATGCGTTGAAAAACGGTTTCATCCTGGAAATCCGGAACCGGATCGCAAAACACAAGTTTTATCCCCTTTTAGCCAGGCGGCGGGGGTTGGAAGGGCAACCCGTGGTGCATTTCAGGATCACCCGCAGTGGTATTATTCAGGATTTGCATGTGGCGCTTTCTTCCGGAAGCGGCATTCTGGACGACGCCGCTTTGGAATCCGTGAAACAAGGCGCGCCCTTTCCCGTCATCCCGAAAGCGCTCAACCGCGACTCGATGACGATCCAACTGCCCATCGCCTTCACACTCGATTAA
- a CDS encoding c-type cytochrome, which yields MHWTRTSLIVSLCALLLAACAPQPNKTVPPEYKRGQDLFHTVCSNCHGSDALGGHTKAPNLIDAVYVKSEFSDQEIRHTINNGSGKMPSQKGKFSDEEITEIIKYLRFSQKEANLVMDAEAMDEFYDAPLPADPIEEDDVKEG from the coding sequence ATGCACTGGACCCGAACTTCGTTGATTGTTTCCTTATGTGCCCTGTTGCTGGCGGCATGCGCCCCGCAACCCAACAAAACCGTTCCGCCGGAATACAAACGCGGGCAGGATTTGTTCCACACCGTCTGTTCCAACTGCCACGGTTCCGACGCACTGGGCGGGCACACCAAGGCCCCCAACCTGATCGATGCGGTTTATGTGAAAAGCGAATTTTCCGACCAGGAAATCCGGCACACCATCAACAACGGGTCCGGCAAGATGCCCTCGCAGAAGGGAAAGTTTTCGGATGAAGAGATCACCGAAATCATCAAGTACCTGCGCTTCAGTCAGAAGGAAGCCAACCTGGTAATGGACGCCGAGGCCATGGATGAGTTTTATGACGCACCCCTGCCGGCCGATCCCATCGAGGAAGATGACGTGAAGGAAGGGTGA
- a CDS encoding UbiX family flavin prenyltransferase, with amino-acid sequence MKRFILAVTGASGVCYARRLFDVLQPKAELHVVISERGAELLRLELDLSPSYFEKENATVYKNSKINTSIASGSFKTDGMVIVPASMGTVGRIAAGISASLVERAADVVLKEKGKLIVVPREAPFSTIHLKNMLALDQAGALILPANPGFYNNPKSVGDLVDFVVARILDQLGVEQDIMPPYSA; translated from the coding sequence ATGAAGCGGTTCATTCTTGCCGTCACCGGAGCCAGTGGGGTGTGTTACGCCAGGCGGTTGTTCGATGTTCTGCAACCGAAGGCGGAACTGCATGTGGTGATCTCCGAGCGCGGCGCGGAGTTGCTCCGGCTGGAACTTGATTTGTCGCCGTCATACTTCGAAAAAGAAAACGCGACGGTTTATAAAAATTCGAAGATCAATACTTCCATTGCCAGCGGTTCGTTCAAAACCGACGGCATGGTCATCGTCCCGGCCAGCATGGGCACGGTGGGACGCATTGCCGCCGGCATCTCCGCCAGTCTGGTGGAGCGTGCCGCCGATGTGGTGTTGAAGGAAAAAGGGAAACTGATCGTGGTGCCGCGGGAAGCGCCGTTCAGCACGATTCATTTGAAAAACATGCTGGCGCTCGACCAGGCGGGAGCGTTGATCCTGCCCGCCAATCCGGGTTTTTACAACAACCCGAAATCGGTGGGCGACCTGGTTGACTTTGTCGTCGCGCGCATTCTCGATCAGTTGGGTGTCGAGCAGGACATCATGCCGCCTTATTCGGCCTGA
- the folK gene encoding 2-amino-4-hydroxy-6-hydroxymethyldihydropteridine diphosphokinase, with translation MSRTAIIGIGSNMGDAPGHCREAIDRMRAHPALTLRAASSLYQTQPYGKTDQDWFINAVAQVETDLSPADLLKTLLGIEKEMGRERREKWGPRTIDLDLLLYDAEIIEEKDLQVPHPGIAERRFVLEPLAEIAPDRIHPTLNKSIADLLAEVQDDLQVTRLPNSA, from the coding sequence ATGTCCCGCACCGCCATCATCGGTATCGGTTCCAATATGGGAGACGCTCCCGGCCACTGCCGGGAGGCGATCGACCGCATGCGGGCGCACCCGGCGCTGACCCTGCGCGCCGCTTCTTCCCTGTACCAAACCCAACCCTACGGCAAGACCGATCAGGACTGGTTCATCAACGCCGTGGCGCAGGTGGAAACGGACCTTTCTCCTGCGGACCTGCTGAAAACTCTGCTGGGCATTGAAAAAGAAATGGGACGCGAACGGCGGGAAAAATGGGGACCGCGCACCATCGATCTCGACCTGTTGCTGTACGATGCGGAAATAATAGAGGAAAAGGATCTGCAAGTGCCGCACCCGGGCATAGCGGAGCGGCGCTTCGTACTGGAACCGCTGGCGGAGATCGCGCCGGACCGGATTCACCCCACCCTGAATAAATCCATCGCAGACCTGCTTGCCGAGGTGCAGGACGATCTGCAAGTCACGCGCCTTCCCAACTCAGCCTAG
- a CDS encoding LL-diaminopimelate aminotransferase → MSESYIQSQFANRIGGTQFGKDTKIYKFEKIKRAKRAALEANPGKELFDMGVGEPDEMADNGVVATLEQEARKPENRGYTDNGIDAFKEAAVRYMEKTFGVKGLDPKKHVNHSIGSKPGLAMMPLIFINPGDVTLMTTPGYPVMGTHTQYLGGEVVNLPLTEENHFLPDLKSIDSDTAKRAKLLCINYPNNPTGANATRKFYEEVVEFAKGNDIVVVQDAAYSTLIYDTEPLSFLSVPGAMDVGVEFHSHSKAYNMTGWRIAFIAGNELVVKGFANIKDNIDSGQFAAIQKAGIYALEHPEITARIVEKYKRRLRLLVDSLNSVGFKATMPGGSFFLFVKAPKGIQGGPKFENAEAFSQYMITEHLISTVPWDDVGNFVRFSATFAAKDEADEVRIMQEIKKRLATVKFEF, encoded by the coding sequence ATGTCGGAAAGCTATATACAGTCCCAGTTTGCAAACCGCATCGGCGGAACGCAATTCGGCAAAGACACCAAAATCTACAAGTTCGAAAAGATCAAGCGCGCCAAGCGCGCCGCACTGGAAGCCAACCCCGGCAAGGAACTGTTCGACATGGGTGTGGGCGAACCGGATGAGATGGCTGACAATGGCGTGGTCGCCACGCTGGAACAGGAAGCTCGCAAACCGGAAAATCGCGGTTACACCGACAACGGCATCGACGCGTTCAAGGAAGCGGCGGTGCGTTACATGGAAAAAACGTTCGGCGTGAAGGGACTCGATCCCAAGAAACACGTCAACCACAGCATCGGCTCCAAGCCCGGGCTGGCCATGATGCCGCTGATCTTCATCAACCCCGGCGATGTGACGTTGATGACGACCCCCGGTTACCCGGTCATGGGCACGCACACGCAGTACCTCGGCGGCGAGGTGGTGAACCTGCCGTTAACGGAAGAAAACCACTTCCTGCCCGATCTCAAAAGCATCGACTCGGATACCGCCAAACGCGCCAAACTGCTGTGCATCAATTATCCCAACAATCCGACCGGCGCCAACGCGACGCGCAAATTTTATGAAGAGGTGGTGGAGTTTGCCAAAGGCAACGACATCGTGGTGGTGCAGGACGCGGCGTACTCGACGCTGATTTACGACACTGAGCCCCTCAGCTTTCTTTCGGTCCCGGGCGCGATGGACGTGGGCGTGGAGTTCCACTCCCATTCCAAGGCATACAACATGACGGGGTGGCGCATTGCCTTCATCGCCGGCAACGAACTGGTGGTGAAAGGTTTCGCCAACATCAAGGACAACATCGACTCCGGCCAGTTCGCCGCCATCCAGAAGGCCGGCATCTACGCGCTGGAGCATCCGGAGATCACGGCACGCATCGTGGAAAAATACAAACGCCGCCTGCGTTTGCTGGTGGACAGCCTGAACTCCGTCGGTTTCAAAGCGACCATGCCCGGCGGCTCGTTCTTCCTGTTCGTCAAAGCACCCAAAGGCATCCAGGGCGGACCGAAGTTCGAAAACGCCGAGGCGTTTTCGCAGTATATGATCACCGAGCATCTGATCTCCACCGTGCCGTGGGATGACGTTGGCAACTTTGTCCGCTTCTCCGCAACTTTCGCCGCCAAGGACGAAGCGGATGAAGTTCGCATCATGCAGGAAATCAAAAAACGCCTGGCCACGGTGAAATTCGAGTTTTAA
- a CDS encoding DnaJ domain-containing protein: MKTHTKDYYRILDVAETASPEEIKKAYRKLAVETHPDRNPNDPKAEDRFKDITEAYGVLMDPKKRQEYDLFRRLGGGRPGQQFNYTQQEIFENMFRQAFGRDMFNNLNRDFQQSGFRHGTNFFETLLFTGAAGTLARLLRMIPGPIGKIGTGLWVLQSVGATLYTMNRRRKAQAQAEGKEDANQPGLFQKVKGLFIKPETDTQQNALNLHFKITIRSEEAREGTKKELTYKVGESTERLLVAIPAGIQPGGRLRIRNKGQKQDDRRGDVILTVNVTA, translated from the coding sequence ATGAAAACCCACACCAAAGATTACTACCGGATCCTGGACGTCGCCGAAACCGCGTCTCCCGAAGAGATCAAAAAAGCCTACCGTAAACTGGCGGTGGAAACCCATCCCGATCGGAATCCCAACGACCCGAAGGCGGAAGACCGGTTTAAAGACATCACCGAAGCTTATGGTGTGTTGATGGACCCGAAAAAGCGGCAGGAGTACGATCTGTTCCGCAGGCTGGGCGGGGGACGGCCGGGCCAGCAATTCAATTACACCCAGCAGGAAATATTCGAGAACATGTTCCGGCAGGCGTTCGGCCGCGACATGTTCAACAACCTCAACCGCGACTTCCAGCAATCGGGCTTCCGCCACGGCACCAACTTTTTCGAGACCCTGCTGTTCACCGGTGCCGCCGGTACGCTGGCGCGCCTGCTCCGCATGATCCCCGGTCCCATCGGCAAAATCGGCACCGGGCTCTGGGTCCTGCAATCGGTGGGCGCCACCCTCTACACCATGAATCGCCGCCGGAAAGCGCAGGCACAGGCCGAAGGAAAAGAAGACGCCAACCAACCCGGCCTGTTCCAGAAAGTGAAGGGCCTGTTCATCAAACCCGAGACCGACACACAACAGAATGCCCTGAACCTGCATTTCAAAATCACCATCCGTTCCGAAGAAGCCCGTGAGGGCACCAAAAAAGAACTGACGTACAAGGTGGGAGAAAGCACGGAACGTCTGCTGGTCGCCATTCCGGCTGGCATCCAGCCCGGCGGCCGCCTGCGTATCCGCAATAAGGGGCAGAAACAAGATGACCGACGCGGAGACGTGATCCTGACCGTAAACGTCACCGCCTGA
- the thiI gene encoding tRNA uracil 4-sulfurtransferase ThiI has protein sequence MTQKCTILVRYDEIGLKGKNRSMFINRLADNIRHALKGLDGVSIQKPHGRIRIDCPEEVADMAAQRLVCVPGVASFSLGVAMEPDMEAMAELGVQWIDPLLVPGKGLKFCVQTKRADKRFPKTSTEVNYEVGSRILGRLHERGLEVDIDHAEFTLEIEIGQEHTVVFKNRIAGLRGLPVGSSGEVLGLISGGIDSPVALFRIIKRGCRVHGIFFDNQPYMGRGGYDKVKRLCRQLNRYQSRARLYVVPFETIQESIRDHCRAPNRVVLYRRMMYRIAQAVAEQYRYLALVTGESLGQVASQTLENLNAVSGLVSLSVFRPLIGTDKNDIIRQAKELGTYGISIEPQPDCCSVFMPPNPTTKSKLDELEEDETRYPWQELMQAAIDKMEVIEVDELG, from the coding sequence ATGACACAGAAATGCACCATCCTGGTCCGGTACGATGAAATCGGGCTTAAGGGAAAAAACCGAAGTATGTTCATCAACCGGTTGGCGGACAACATCCGCCACGCCCTCAAGGGATTGGATGGGGTTTCAATTCAAAAGCCGCACGGCCGCATCCGCATAGATTGTCCAGAGGAGGTAGCGGACATGGCGGCGCAACGCCTTGTTTGCGTTCCCGGCGTCGCTTCGTTCAGCCTGGGGGTGGCTATGGAACCGGATATGGAGGCCATGGCGGAACTTGGTGTGCAATGGATCGACCCTCTCCTTGTTCCCGGTAAAGGGCTTAAATTCTGCGTGCAGACCAAGCGTGCCGACAAGCGGTTTCCCAAAACGTCGACGGAGGTCAATTACGAAGTGGGTTCGCGCATTCTCGGCCGGCTTCATGAACGCGGTCTGGAAGTGGATATCGACCACGCCGAGTTCACGCTGGAAATCGAGATCGGGCAGGAGCACACGGTGGTGTTCAAAAACCGCATCGCCGGTTTGCGCGGCCTGCCGGTCGGCAGTTCCGGCGAGGTACTGGGATTGATCTCCGGCGGCATCGACAGTCCGGTGGCGCTGTTCCGCATCATCAAACGTGGATGCCGGGTGCACGGCATCTTCTTCGACAACCAGCCGTACATGGGCCGCGGGGGCTACGACAAGGTCAAACGATTGTGCCGCCAACTGAACCGGTACCAAAGCCGGGCGCGGCTGTATGTGGTTCCGTTTGAAACCATACAGGAATCGATCCGCGATCATTGTCGTGCTCCCAACCGCGTGGTGCTGTACCGGCGCATGATGTACCGCATCGCCCAGGCGGTGGCCGAGCAATATCGATACCTCGCGCTGGTCACCGGCGAGTCGCTGGGACAGGTGGCGTCGCAAACGCTGGAAAACCTCAACGCGGTATCGGGGCTGGTGTCGCTCAGTGTGTTTCGTCCGCTCATCGGAACGGATAAAAACGACATCATCCGGCAGGCGAAAGAGCTGGGGACATACGGCATCAGCATCGAGCCACAACCCGACTGTTGTTCGGTATTCATGCCGCCCAATCCCACAACAAAAAGCAAGCTGGACGAGCTGGAAGAAGATGAAACGCGTTATCCCTGGCAGGAGTTGATGCAGGCGGCCATTGACAAAATGGAAGTCATCGAGGTCGATGAGCTAGGCTGA